The following are encoded together in the Campylobacter devanensis genome:
- a CDS encoding glycosyltransferase family 9 protein, with product MRVFIELPTWLGDGVMSSAAIANIRANFKDAKLTFFGSAASTALFANLGDIIIDESKKSKFRLAYLYKLAKSQPKFDAFISFRSHLASKALAFFIHAPKSGVYRPINKSDHLVVDYLNFSSKALNIGILTNEMELSFTPQIYTRPTLGLNPGATYGSAKRWYPSYFAQVAMELADKFDILIFGGNGEIEICDEISHILTKSGISHINLCGKTSIKELASYIAGLGLFITNDSGPMHIAAAFKVPTVALFGPTNFTRTSPYNNPKARLAHLNLPCMPCMKRVCPLGSHECMKELKPALALELARQII from the coding sequence GTGAGAGTATTCATTGAGTTGCCAACATGGCTTGGCGATGGGGTAATGAGTAGTGCTGCTATTGCAAATATTAGGGCAAATTTTAAAGATGCAAAGCTAACATTTTTTGGCTCTGCGGCTAGTACAGCTCTATTTGCTAATCTTGGCGATATTATAATAGATGAGTCCAAAAAATCCAAATTTCGCCTAGCATATCTATATAAATTAGCCAAATCCCAGCCTAAATTTGATGCATTTATCAGCTTTAGAAGTCATCTAGCTTCAAAGGCTTTGGCATTTTTTATTCACGCTCCAAAAAGTGGAGTATATAGGCCAATTAATAAAAGTGACCATTTAGTAGTTGATTATCTAAATTTTAGTTCAAAAGCCCTTAATATTGGTATTTTAACTAATGAAATGGAGCTAAGCTTTACTCCACAAATTTATACTAGGCCGACTCTAGGACTAAATCCAGGCGCAACATATGGAAGTGCTAAAAGATGGTATCCTAGCTATTTTGCTCAGGTTGCTATGGAGTTAGCAGATAAATTTGATATTTTGATTTTTGGTGGAAATGGCGAGATAGAGATTTGCGATGAGATTAGCCATATTTTGACTAAAAGCGGTATATCACATATAAATCTTTGTGGTAAAACTAGTATAAAAGAGTTAGCTAGTTATATTGCTGGACTTGGGCTTTTTATTACTAATGATAGCGGACCAATGCATATCGCAGCTGCTTTTAAGGTGCCAACAGTTGCACTATTTGGCCCAACTAACTTTACTAGAACTAGCCCATATAATAACCCAAAAGCAAGACTAGCACATCTAAATTTGCCATGTATGCCATGTATGAAAAGAGTCTGTCCGCTAGGCTCTCATGAGTGTATGAAAGAGCTAAAGCCAGCCCTTGCATTAGAGCTAGCTAGACAAATTATATAA